In the genome of Solibacillus silvestris, one region contains:
- a CDS encoding peptide ABC transporter substrate-binding protein, giving the protein MKIKHFSILLVLSLLLSACNTGIEPSEHLGEIYSVALDSIMEQDEALSSDMEYIAIDMSNFEDAAERDKEEILSYFKEKYKVEVMDATLEQLKEKGLYNSDTMGLDGVLLRIEKVDFKFNNEIFFEGSKYRSGLGAVGVEVKVHYKDNKWESKEVKMTWIS; this is encoded by the coding sequence TTGAAAATTAAACATTTTAGTATTCTTCTTGTCCTATCACTATTGCTTTCTGCTTGTAATACTGGAATTGAGCCAAGTGAGCATCTAGGAGAAATATATAGTGTTGCATTGGACTCTATAATGGAACAGGATGAAGCATTAAGTAGTGATATGGAATATATAGCTATCGATATGAGTAATTTCGAGGACGCGGCTGAAAGGGATAAAGAAGAAATTTTAAGCTACTTTAAGGAAAAGTATAAAGTTGAAGTAATGGACGCTACTCTTGAACAACTGAAAGAAAAGGGATTATACAATTCAGATACGATGGGTTTGGATGGCGTACTTCTTAGAATAGAAAAAGTTGATTTTAAGTTCAACAATGAAATCTTTTTTGAGGGTTCCAAGTATCGTTCAGGTTTAGGGGCAGTTGGAGTAGAAGTAAAAGTTCATTATAAAGATAATAAATGGGAATCCAAAGAAGTGAAAATGACTTGGATTAGTTAA
- a CDS encoding HIT family hydrolase, whose amino-acid sequence MGNCIFCGIVRGEISSYTIFKDEIATAFLDINPVALGHILVIPNKHFDRLDTINDEEIMKGLMNALIKVSNLLIASGICNDFTILNDNGINAQQDIMHTHFHIIPRQHNEKIELKLPTDKEVANTEKLKYTYTLLKQSL is encoded by the coding sequence ATGGGAAATTGTATATTTTGTGGAATTGTAAGGGGAGAGATATCCTCATACACAATATTTAAAGATGAGATAGCTACTGCATTTCTTGATATTAATCCTGTTGCATTGGGTCATATATTAGTAATCCCAAATAAACATTTTGACAGATTAGACACTATAAACGATGAAGAAATTATGAAAGGATTAATGAATGCACTAATAAAGGTATCAAATTTACTCATTGCTTCTGGTATTTGTAATGACTTTACTATACTCAATGATAATGGGATAAATGCACAACAAGATATTATGCACACTCATTTCCATATAATACCGAGACAACATAATGAAAAAATAGAATTAAAACTTCCAACAGATAAAGAAGTTGCTAATACAGAGAAACTTAAATATACATATACTCTTTTAAAACAATCATTATAA
- a CDS encoding phosphohydrolase, with the protein MQYKLWNGASAIIIRDNRVLMIRTIDSNSWSIPSGGVEVGETLEEACIREVAEETGYEVKIVKELHTKKTIIKEYKVTTQYFLCEITGGDIQYKDPDEEIEEISWMNRNEISKLIYTYPEDQEVIEQLLSS; encoded by the coding sequence ATGCAATACAAGCTTTGGAATGGTGCCTCAGCTATTATAATTAGAGACAATCGTGTATTAATGATACGTACAATAGATTCAAATAGTTGGAGCATACCTTCAGGGGGAGTAGAAGTTGGCGAAACTTTAGAGGAAGCTTGCATACGCGAAGTTGCAGAAGAAACTGGTTATGAAGTTAAGATAGTTAAAGAGTTACATACAAAAAAGACAATTATCAAAGAATATAAGGTAACAACACAATATTTTTTATGTGAAATTACTGGTGGTGATATTCAATATAAAGACCCAGACGAAGAAATCGAAGAAATTTCATGGATGAATCGTAATGAAATTTCAAAGTTAATTTATACATACCCTGAAGATCAAGAAGTTATTGAACAACTATTATCATCTTAA
- a CDS encoding glyoxalase translates to MESSIIQRIGQIAVPIKNVERAIEFYKEVLELPLLFNTENMAFFDCNGQRLLLSLPEKDEFANSSSVIYFQVEDIKKSIEKLIEKGVSFIDQPHVVAKMGNTETWMTFFKDTEGNTHAFMCELQI, encoded by the coding sequence ATGGAATCTAGTATAATTCAAAGAATTGGACAAATAGCAGTCCCAATAAAAAATGTGGAAAGAGCAATTGAATTTTATAAAGAAGTACTTGAGTTGCCACTTCTTTTCAATACAGAAAATATGGCATTTTTTGATTGTAACGGGCAACGACTTCTTCTTTCACTACCTGAAAAAGATGAATTTGCAAATTCAAGTTCAGTTATCTATTTTCAGGTAGAAGATATAAAAAAGTCAATTGAAAAATTGATTGAAAAGGGGGTTTCCTTTATCGACCAACCTCATGTCGTTGCAAAAATGGGAAATACAGAAACATGGATGACATTCTTTAAAGATACTGAAGGAAATACACATGCTTTTATGTGTGAATTACAAATTTAA
- a CDS encoding ADP-ribose pyrophosphatase, with amino-acid sequence MNYIKSLRSMIGTRPIIAPGSAIIVMSKENELLLQLRSDTKDWGIPGGGMELGDSFEETAKKELYEETGLITNHLEILGVASGKEFYYKFPHGDEIYNATVIFKASKVTGNIKKDEESLELAYFPLDSLPELNYTTQKILEKIGYI; translated from the coding sequence ATGAACTATATTAAATCACTTAGAAGTATGATTGGAACAAGGCCAATTATAGCTCCTGGATCAGCAATCATTGTGATGAGTAAGGAGAATGAATTACTACTACAATTACGTTCAGACACAAAAGATTGGGGAATTCCCGGGGGCGGGATGGAGTTGGGCGATAGTTTTGAAGAGACAGCTAAAAAAGAATTGTATGAAGAAACAGGGCTTATTACCAATCATTTAGAAATTTTAGGAGTAGCTTCTGGTAAGGAGTTTTATTATAAATTTCCTCATGGGGATGAGATTTACAATGCCACTGTAATCTTTAAGGCTAGCAAGGTAACCGGAAATATAAAAAAAGACGAAGAAAGTTTGGAGCTGGCTTACTTTCCATTAGATTCTTTACCAGAATTAAATTATACTACCCAAAAGATTTTAGAAAAGATTGGATACATATAA
- a CDS encoding amino acid oxidase — protein MKLHMILSIISILFILNLSACSKEEIKYDGEPLKIAVIGDLPELNNEKIHFESISLKELSEDTVQISTNYDAIMITPLMFEEASNDRFVEVYTSTKIPFIFFDSEKRNLPFTNGGLTYESARWESLKNGSHTTIYLSDINANREDAWYFYLNDKKELDVLYKEIFEKVEML, from the coding sequence ATGAAATTACATATGATTTTAAGTATTATATCAATTCTATTCATACTAAATCTAAGCGCATGTTCAAAAGAGGAAATTAAATATGATGGGGAACCTTTAAAAATCGCTGTAATTGGGGATCTGCCAGAACTAAATAATGAAAAAATTCATTTTGAATCAATTTCATTAAAAGAACTTAGCGAAGATACAGTACAGATTTCAACAAATTATGATGCAATTATGATTACACCATTGATGTTTGAAGAAGCTTCAAATGATCGCTTTGTCGAAGTGTATACTAGCACGAAAATCCCCTTTATCTTTTTTGATTCTGAAAAGAGGAATCTTCCATTTACAAATGGTGGGCTTACATACGAATCAGCTCGATGGGAATCTTTAAAAAACGGCTCTCATACCACAATATATCTTTCCGATATAAATGCTAACAGAGAGGATGCTTGGTATTTCTATTTAAACGATAAAAAAGAGTTAGATGTTCTTTATAAAGAGATTTTTGAAAAGGTTGAAATGTTATAA